The following are from one region of the Aspergillus chevalieri M1 DNA, chromosome 1, nearly complete sequence genome:
- a CDS encoding Nif3-like dinuclear metal center hexameric protein (BUSCO:EOG09263UQF;~COG:S;~EggNog:ENOG410PK0I;~InterPro:IPR002678,IPR036069;~PFAM:PF01784): protein MSIPRTLRRFSNMPSSSPAYCSPFTRAVVSSMRKLYPESLADKSWDNTGLLLEAPFDGSRYRQRNSVLLAIDLTKAVVDEAINRGDSVVVAYHPIIFRGLKSLTLNDSQQTSLLRLAQAGISVYSPHTAIDAAPGGMGDWLCDVVTGCFISKPQDLPPAPAEQKPIPQLYTKPTYPQPTGITANPPELKHTRKTIHPSSPPVPEGCENAGMGRLVTFSEPQPLSTIIDHIAAGVGNPGGIPIAIPQGSQLEDIRIRTVGVCPGSGSSVLMKGVSEIPDLMFTGEMSHHEALAAIENGKVVVSLSHSNTERGYLHAVMKEKLQSALRGEWESVRQEGIKAFEDGGSVQELEMFEDGTCEVDVSKADRDPYGIMIRRI from the exons ATGTCTATTCCCCGCACATTGCGTCGCTTTTCAAACAtgccatcatcatctcccgcTTACTGCTCGCCTTTTACGCGGGCAGTGGTGAGCTCCATGAGAAAGCT CTATCCCGAGTCATTGGCGGATAAAAGCTGGGACAACACAGGCT TACTCCTCGAAGCTCCCTTTGACGGCTCCCGATACCGCCAACGAAACTCCGTCCTCCTAGCCATTGACCTCACCAAAGCCGTCGTCGATGAAGCCATCAACCGCGGAGACTCGGTCGTCGTGGCCTACC ACCCCATCATCTTCCGCGGCCTCAAATCCCTCACCCTAAACGATTCCCAACAAACCTCCCTCCTCCGTCTGGCTCAAGCAGGAATTAGCGTGTACTCCCCGCATACAGCCATCGACGCCGCACCGGGTGGAATGGGCGATTGGCTCTGCGATGTCGTAACGGGATGCTTCATCTCGAAACCACAGGACCTGCCTCCGGCGCCGGCAGAACAAAAACCGATCCCGCAGCTCTACACGAAACCGACCTACCCCCAGCCAACAGGAATCACCGCAAACCCGCCCGAACTCAAACATACCCGCAAGACAATCCACCCCTCTTCCCCGCCCGTACCTGAGGGTTGTGAGAATGCGGGGATGGGCCGTCTCGTTACATTCTCTGAACCGCAGCCGCTGTCTACGATTATCGATCATATTGCCGCTGGAGTGGGTAACCCGGGTGGTATCCCCATTGCCATCCCGCAGGGTTCACAGCTTGAGGACATCCGCATCCGCACTGTGGGCGTCTGTCCGGGGTCAGGGTCCAGTGTGCTCATGAAGGGTGTGAGCGAGATCCCAGATCTAATGTTCACCGGAGAGATGAGTCACCACGAGGCGCTTGCGGCCATTGAAAATGGAAAGGTTGTGGTTTCGTTGAGCCATTCGAATACGGAACGGGGTTATTTGCATGCTGTTATGAAGGAGAAGTTGCAAAGTGCTCTGCGGGGGGAGTGGGAGAGCGTTAGACAAGAGGGTATTAAGGCTTTTGAGGATGGTGGTAGTGTCCAGGAATTGGAGATGTTCGAGGATGGGACATGTGAGGTTGATGTTAGTAAAGCGGACCGGGATCCGTATGGGATTATGATTCGGCGGATATAA
- a CDS encoding BolA family protein (COG:T;~EggNog:ENOG410PRF5;~InterPro:IPR002634,IPR036065;~PFAM:PF01722), protein MFSRSTTIFRRSCRYLLRAPIHNPQVKKSPFSLSARSFAAVDAAMADSSTGVTAELVRNKLIEKLQAQHVEIEDLSGGCGQAFMAIIVSPQFESKNMLARHRLVNAALKEEIAAIHAWTPKCYTPEQWQSMMQQ, encoded by the exons ATGTTCTCCCGCAGCACCACCATCTTCCGCAGAAGTTGCCGCTATCTTCTCCGCGCCCCCATCCACAACCCCCAGGTTAAGAAATCGCCCTTTTCGCTTTCTGCGCGCTCTTTTGCGGCCGTCGACGCAGCCATGGCAGATTCGAGTACCGGTGTTACGGCGGAGTTGGTACGCAACAagttgattgagaagctGCAGGCTCAGCATGTTGAGATTGAAGATTTGTCTG GCGGATGCGGTCAAGCGTTCATGGCGATTATCGTTTCCCCCCAGTTCGAAAGCAAGAACATGCTCGCTCGGCATCGGTTGGTGAACGCCGCGCTTAAGGAAGAGATTGCGGCTATTCATGCCTGGACACCAAAGTGCTACACACCGGAGCAGTGGCAGTCGATGATGCAGCAGTGA